From a region of the Buchnera aphidicola (Aphis fabae) genome:
- the rpsB gene encoding 30S ribosomal protein S2 yields the protein MEIVSMKDMLKAGVHFGHQTRYWNPKMKPFIFGSKNKVHIINLEKTLPMFNFALLELKKISFRKGKILFVGTKRAASRKIKETAINCNQFYVNHRWLGGMLTNWKTVRQSIKRLKDLEIESKDGTFLKLTKKEALIRTRELAKLENSLGGIKNMGGLPDCLFVIDAAHEHIAIQEANNLGIPVFAIVDTNSNPDGVDYIIPGNDDAIRSVALYLKAVTMSICKTNHQTSFTEVLINSK from the coding sequence ATGGAAATAGTTTCAATGAAAGATATGTTAAAAGCAGGAGTACATTTTGGACATCAAACTCGTTATTGGAATCCAAAAATGAAACCATTTATTTTTGGTTCTAAAAACAAGGTACATATTATTAATTTAGAAAAAACTCTTCCAATGTTTAATTTTGCTTTATTAGAATTAAAAAAAATATCTTTTAGAAAAGGAAAAATCTTATTTGTTGGAACAAAACGAGCAGCTAGTAGAAAAATTAAAGAAACAGCAATAAATTGCAATCAATTTTACGTGAATCATCGTTGGTTAGGAGGCATGCTGACTAATTGGAAAACAGTACGCCAGTCTATTAAACGTTTAAAAGATTTAGAGATAGAATCTAAAGATGGAACTTTTTTAAAATTAACGAAAAAAGAAGCATTAATACGAACACGGGAATTAGCTAAATTAGAAAATAGTTTAGGTGGTATAAAAAATATGGGAGGTCTTCCAGATTGTTTATTTGTTATTGATGCTGCTCATGAACATATTGCAATTCAAGAGGCAAATAATTTAGGTATTCCTGTTTTTGCTATCGTAGATACTAATTCAAATCCTGATGGTGTAGATTATATAATACCTGGAAATGATGATGCAATTAGATCTGTAGCATTATATTTAAAAGCTGTCACAATGAGTATTTGTAAAACAAATCATCAAACTTCATTTACAGAAGTATTAATAAATTCTAAATAA
- the tsf gene encoding translation elongation factor Ts, whose translation MTDISAELVKKLRLRTGVGFMECKRALIEENGDIELSIDNLRKSGKMQAFKKLKNTTNQGLIFSKIQNSVGVMIELNCQTDFVAKDNLFISLGNEIILTALSKKIKKIFDIQNYFESKITELIIKFGENIKINRFGIIEHENIYSYIHAGRIGVLVSANNLNESILKNISMHIAASKPEYIHPDEVPTSVFEREYNIQLELVKNYNKPTSILKKIVDGRMNKFVNNISLIGQNFIIDPNKTVGQVLTENNGSIVSFTRFEIGENITNDENIN comes from the coding sequence ATGACTGACATTTCTGCTGAATTGGTTAAAAAATTGAGATTGCGTACAGGTGTTGGATTTATGGAATGTAAGCGTGCATTAATCGAAGAAAATGGAGATATTGAATTATCGATTGATAATCTAAGAAAATCAGGAAAAATGCAAGCTTTTAAAAAACTAAAAAATACTACAAATCAAGGTTTAATATTTTCAAAGATTCAAAATAGTGTTGGAGTTATGATTGAGTTAAATTGTCAAACTGACTTCGTAGCAAAAGATAATTTATTTATTTCTTTAGGAAATGAAATAATTTTAACAGCATTATCTAAGAAAATAAAAAAAATTTTTGATATACAAAATTATTTTGAATCCAAAATAACAGAATTAATTATTAAATTTGGTGAAAATATTAAAATCAATCGATTTGGAATAATTGAGCATGAGAATATATACTCTTATATACATGCCGGTCGTATTGGCGTATTAGTTAGTGCTAATAATTTAAATGAAAGCATATTAAAAAATATTTCAATGCATATAGCTGCAAGCAAACCTGAATATATCCATCCTGATGAAGTACCCACATCTGTTTTTGAAAGAGAATATAATATTCAATTGGAATTAGTAAAAAATTATAATAAACCTACCAGTATATTAAAAAAAATAGTAGATGGCCGTATGAATAAATTTGTTAATAATATTTCTTTAATTGGTCAAAATTTTATAATTGATCCAAATAAAACAGTAGGTCAAGTATTAACAGAAAATAATGGTAGTATTGTCTCATTCACTAGATTTGAAATTGGAGAAAATATAACTAATGATGAAAATATTAATTAA
- the pyrH gene encoding UMP kinase, protein MSTNTKFIYPRILLKISGEVLQGVNKFGIDINALKKIAKEIKLVLKIGVQVGLVIGSGNLFRGATLSEIGINRIASDHIGILSTIINSLAMHDIMHYYSIRSYVMSAIPINGICETYTYKRAIKLLSDNSVVIFAAGIGNPLFTTDSAACLRGIETQSNIILKGTKVDGVYSQDPKKCSHAILYKKLTYKDVLKKELKVMDLSAFSLARDHDLPIRVFNINKPQSLYRIVTGYDEGTIITR, encoded by the coding sequence ATGTCTACCAATACAAAATTTATATACCCCCGAATTTTACTAAAAATAAGTGGAGAAGTATTACAAGGAGTTAATAAATTTGGTATTGATATAAATGCTTTAAAAAAAATAGCTAAAGAAATAAAATTAGTATTAAAAATTGGTGTACAAGTAGGATTGGTGATTGGAAGTGGAAATTTATTTCGTGGTGCAACTTTGTCTGAAATTGGTATAAATAGAATAGCATCTGATCATATTGGTATATTGTCCACAATAATTAATAGTTTAGCAATGCATGATATAATGCATTATTATTCTATTCGTTCTTATGTAATGTCTGCTATACCAATTAATGGTATATGTGAAACTTACACTTATAAACGAGCAATTAAACTTTTGTCTGATAATTCTGTGGTAATTTTTGCTGCTGGTATAGGTAATCCTTTATTTACAACTGATTCTGCAGCATGTTTACGTGGAATTGAAACACAATCAAATATTATTTTGAAAGGAACAAAAGTCGATGGCGTGTATTCTCAAGATCCAAAAAAGTGCTCTCACGCAATTCTTTATAAAAAATTGACATATAAAGATGTGCTTAAAAAAGAATTAAAAGTTATGGATTTATCTGCTTTTTCTCTAGCTAGAGATCATGACTTGCCTATTCGGGTTTTTAACATTAATAAACCTCAATCTTTATATCGCATTGTTACAGGATATGACGAAGGTACTATTATT